One part of the Campylobacter sp. RM16189 genome encodes these proteins:
- a CDS encoding copper resistance protein NlpE N-terminal domain-containing protein, which translates to MKRMIFFIVIACIFSGCASQNLNKPTSECEKTQSTTTCKIQNIKIPNTFLANLICKECESATSTLTLNENKSFQIKTVLNKKNVQKIVETGLFSIDGDILTLTNQYREKSKYRFDGINLIRIESKDIFVKEPIWQKVIYRPLEDKHSN; encoded by the coding sequence ATATTTTTTATAGTTATTGCGTGTATTTTTTCAGGCTGTGCTTCACAAAATTTAAATAAACCTACATCAGAGTGTGAGAAAACACAAAGTACGACTACCTGTAAAATTCAAAACATAAAAATCCCAAACACGTTTTTAGCAAATCTAATTTGTAAAGAGTGTGAAAGTGCGACAAGCACGCTTACATTAAATGAAAACAAAAGCTTTCAAATAAAAACTGTGCTTAACAAAAAAAATGTTCAAAAAATAGTTGAAACCGGACTTTTCTCGATAGATGGAGACATCCTAACTCTCACAAATCAATATAGGGAAAAAAGCAAATATAGGTTTGACGGGATAAATTTAATCAGAATTGAATCAAAAGATATCTTCGTAAAAGAACCGATTTGGCAAAAGGTGATATATAGACCTTTGGAAGATAAGCATTCAAACTAA